A genomic stretch from Desulfotignum balticum DSM 7044 includes:
- a CDS encoding cell division protein ZapA translates to MDEIIKIDLFGEEFRFKPDDQVKDPSQVVQYLTDYIQEAEGMVPNKNSGRNKIAILLLAAMNLSKDFHELKMQHAELEKDMENKISSLMKKIDKGL, encoded by the coding sequence TTGGATGAAATTATCAAAATTGATCTTTTTGGAGAAGAGTTCAGATTTAAACCGGATGATCAGGTTAAAGATCCGAGCCAGGTTGTCCAATATTTAACTGATTACATCCAGGAGGCAGAAGGCATGGTTCCGAATAAAAATTCAGGAAGAAATAAAATAGCTATTTTGCTTCTTGCCGCCATGAACCTGTCCAAGGATTTTCATGAGTTGAAAATGCAGCACGCTGAACTTGAGAAAGACATGGAGAATAAAATTTCATCATTGATGAAAAAAATCGATAAAGGGTTGTAA